tgttataagacagtaagactcactcgaagttgtaaggccaaagtattagctttttgtcacgttgtcgcttcaaaaaccttagcaaagtctgcggtgtatccttgttatagaggggatcatctatggttttgacatgcattgtgttcgggtcaatgaacccaatgtcgtgatatcgtcccttttgcattcgagcatcttcgatctgcataatatagcgcacaaaagattataatctgcagacaatgaacgacttctcaaattaaataaataaatcacttacagacaatagcaactgatgattgatttgtcgagggcccggagattgtataaccgaAAGAGTtcgcgaagtcaacgttcacacaagtactcctggaagtagtgctcttccctaactcgcaccatgatagtctcgatcccttcctttgaggccttaaggtaccacgaatgcaagttacgcatacatgttggtaccttcctgagattctcgaccaaatctttcccttgaacaaactgatatgctcgttcagctaaggcgtaatcagttgcgtcttgtcgagaactttgaacggtcttccgtcaaacaccttgagaggggcgaccgattgaacgggttgttgtccgagctggtagacaccgtgtatcccttttatctccccgatacccgatttaacgggttttgtcgcctcgatcatcttgtcatacgacctttcaatagaacgcgcatagtcagatggcggcgatggtacagggtcatatagattgtcaacggtacgcacaactttctcccgatctagtgtcttctcgaaaggtatctctggcactttcggtgcaaaaaatttcttcacctcggccttaacggcctccgcgttttcctctggagttttttcccaaggtaacttctcaggaggcggcagttgtttctcctttctagctttcttcctaggcggcgtaccgttccgcttaacggacgctgtcttacgcggaggatctcgagatggtggactcacgctggggtccctctcggtaggtgtggacttggctgctcaccaggatcgccaccaggaggagtcgatggcatttgctgctcatgtgtaggagtcggtggcctttgcaaaaggacgacgtacttcttcggccatagggcgaaaccgtgcttgacatcgcccagtgtcctctcatcttcacctctaggaatatcaagctccactttttcaaaccccgaaacaacttcatccaccccgacacgaacacaaccaggtggaatgggcatatgatggtgcattgctccatcttcacttgggtacacatagccgaccgccaccttaacgtacgcggtcctgattaacatatgtagctcgcaatctgtcttctccgtgacataatccacggggtagcttcctccacatccgtcaagatgcgaggaaccgacactgcttcttcgctgagatggggcagcatcggcttgtggatcctgtagaaacagcggctgatcaggtgccctctcgatttctctcaagagcctccaccctagataacaactccgttacaatgtcggcgtccttcttcttctttcgcgaacggcttctataagtgtcagcgctgtccggccacgcttccttcatggtgagacctgggcgagctcgtacccgtccaacatgttcaggggtccccagagcgagtgtcagctcgtcattctctcgatcgggaatgtactctccctttctgaccttttcaattgcatctacaagcttcggtacaattgcctcaattttttccttccattttcccttcgcaacgatcaaccctgtctttgggtccaaccctgccccatgagcgaacaaccagaacttggaccgttcgggccagtcccatgtctgtggagtgattccatgatccatcagtttattctcaaacgctgtccacttcggaatggcactcttgtagccacctgaccccaaatgatgcggaagtttcttctttgcagcattttcggtatttttcttcgatcgggacacaaacttagacgatttcttatactccttaaatgcggcccagtgatcttttatcttcactagattatcatcgaatcttggatcttcattcttatatttgtcccataaattttcttgaagctctggaattgtatggccatcttcttccatgtccattccttgactttattcttctggccttccgtcatgtcttccggtaggctgaactttgtcagtagcgtgtcccaaagaaattttttcatcttgtcgttgacataactagcaccactctccgggttcttcggcttatgccactcttgaatgctgatcggtacatggtccctaacaataactccggattgacttgtaaatttgcggcaaaactccttgggctcctctggttcaccattatccttgaatgccgtgagggctaacctgccctcgccctttagcacccgcgtcgggcctcgttttgatctaacagacttgctcgatgatccagaaggctaaaacaaaaaaattattcgttaataagtgcaatacaaataaatgaatgcatctagggatgaacatatagactaattgatacatagatatacacctcgcagtagtttgtgatggacacttcgttgtctcttctaatttgttcagactcaagtccctcgccgaaatcattcagaaagtcttggaaatcgttgtcatctccatcgtcgggttccggaccacgggcactctcatagatcaattgctgcaccgcttcttcccctcctcaactcggacgaaggtgccgtcctccatacctcaatgtcactgcaaaattaagaaagcaattgtatttcattcatcatgtaatgatcatgtAACAGATTAGAAGAGTGTGCAAGGGTTTCATacatagcaaaattaagtggggtgttCGAATATAGCAAGAAATAGTGGAACACCCTCACATAGCATTTAGTTCTTGTTGCAATTTTAATTTGGCCGAACTAGAGATGATGTCAATGATGCATGGCATGACGATATTTGAAatcctcatgtttttctgatgcaataagatataaagtttgtgcaaagtgtagttttaaatactttgaaaagtatccagatttcaaatttttagaaacaacaaaaagaaataaaaaagggTTTTGGTTTAAGCCGATGCGTGAGGGGGCAGGGTTGCATCCAGGCATCCGGAGCAAGCGCGCGAACCAGACCTGAACCGCGTATCACTCTACTCCAAAATAATGACACGCCGCTGCGGTCATCGCTGGACGAGCGAGCGATGCATGGTCCATAATAGTAGTATGAGACAAGGAGACCGCGCGCAACATGTGGCCAATTAAGGCCTGCGCCATTGCACTTGATTCAGTCGACATACTCCCGCGCGCTTCACACTTCACCCATCGTTCTCAGGAGGCCAATCAACCGGCGAGATGTTGCGAGCGATGCACATCGTCCTAAGGGGAAAGAGCCGCGCTGGGCCGGCCATGCCACGCGGCTTCGCCGGCAACCGTGGCTACTCCACGGCCCTGAACTCCCAGCGGCTGGCCGGGAAGGTGGCCGTGATCACCGGTGGAGCCAGCGGCATCGGCAAGGCCACGGCCGAGGAGTTCGTCAAAAACGGCGCCAAGGTCGTCCTCGCCGACGTCCAGGACGACCTTGGTCACGCCCTGGCGGCCAAGCTCGGCGCCGACTCGGCATCCTACACCCGCTGCGACGTCACCGACGAGGCGCAGGTCGCCGCGGCCGTGGACCTCGCCGTGTCCCGCCACGGCAACCTGGACATCATGTTCAACAACGCCGGCATCCTGGGCTCCCTGGCGCGGCCCCCGCTCGCCTCCCTCGACCTCGCCGACTTCGACACCGTCATGGCCATGATGCCGGCGCCGCCACCGCGCTCTCCGCGCCGCCCTTCTCCATCGCCAACCCTCTCGCGTCATTACGTCGAACAGGGTGGTGGGCGGCCGCGGTTGAGGGCGTCGCCGCACGCGGCATCGCACGCAGCCGTGTGCGCTCCTCCATTGGTGCGGCGTAGCGGCGGTGGCGAGGTGGAGGAGGCCGCGCTGCGGcgtaggcggcggcggcggcggcggccgttgTGGCAACGGCGCCGGGAGAAGGGGAGGGAGCGAGGCGACGGGGCCGGGCGGCGCACATACCTGCAGAGGCGCGCGCGGAGAGGTGCGGGCGGCGGCCGACGGCGAGGCTgcgtcggcgacggcgaggctgcgacggcgacggcgatcgAGGAGCGTGCGTCGatgacggcgacggcgaggagcGGCGCGGCGCGGTCGTCTCTGTGCGTGTGAGGGGATTTGGGGAAAAAATTCCGCGCGGCTAAGTCTAATACAGGGAGAagaccctttcgtaccggttggtaccaccaaccggtacgaaagacctttcgtaccggttg
This Lolium perenne isolate Kyuss_39 chromosome 1, Kyuss_2.0, whole genome shotgun sequence DNA region includes the following protein-coding sequences:
- the LOC127331548 gene encoding uncharacterized protein, with protein sequence MLRAMHIVLRGKSRAGPAMPRGFAGNRGYSTALNSQRLAGKVAVITGGASGIGKATAEEFVKNGAKVVLADVQDDLGHALAAKLGADSASYTRCDVTDEAQVAAAVDLAVSRHGNLDIMFNNAGILGSLARPPLASLDLADFDTVMAMMPAPPPRSPRRPSPSPTLSRHYVEQGGGRPRLRASPHAASHAAVCAPPLVRRSGGGEVEEAALRRRRRRRRRPLWQRRREKGRERGDGAGRRTYLQRRARRGAGGGRRRGCVGDGEAATATAIEERASMTATARSGAARSSLCV